A DNA window from Tachysurus fulvidraco isolate hzauxx_2018 chromosome 4, HZAU_PFXX_2.0, whole genome shotgun sequence contains the following coding sequences:
- the LOC113642537 gene encoding uncharacterized protein LOC113642537, with product MRTLDEIYQLKQTRFGQPQPRHGLKLLHWFAKDCLTVDQNNAFHLRCYPGNGDFGFHPFQNRYERNGQKLLPDVTFPYYELGNLSKTAASNLPFNVREYYESYNKMSNKDRIIVGINNKWFQTLFVTEHIDRSNFNKHATYQISRRLIMIIRGLSLDDFLRRTGYSTVQADSFYTINVNTQSNTSSSTSTQSTYTSATGTSRNQDTRVIIDDTDESIFDALSRCNCTIL from the coding sequence ATGAGGACACTGGATGAAATATACCAGCTGAAGCAGACTAGGTTCGGCCAGCCTCAGCCAAGACATGGCCTAAAGCTGCTGCACTGGTTTGCTAAAGACTGTCTCACTGTTGATCAGAACAATGCTTTCCACTTGCGTTGTTATCCTGGGAATGGAGATTTTGGGTTCCACCCATTTCAGAACAGGTATGAAAGAAATGGTCAGAAACTTCTGCCTGATGTGACATTCCCTTACTATGAGTTGGGAAATCTGAGCAAAACAGCAGCATCTAACCTGCCTTTTAATGTACGAGAATATTATGAGAGCTACAACAAGATGAGTAACAAGGACCGCATCATAGTCGGAATTAACAACAAGTGGTTTCAAACACTTTTTGTTACTGAGCACATTGATCGGTCAAATTTCAACAAACATGCCACCTACCAAATCAGCAGACGCCTTATTATGATTATCCGGGGTCTGAGCTTAGACGACTTTCTTCGAAGAACCGGGTATTCGACAGTGCAAGCAGACAGTTTTTACACaattaatgtaaacacacaatcaaacaccTCCAGCAGCACTTCAACACAGTCCACCTACACATCAGCCACCGGGACTTCAAGAAACCAAGACACTCGTGTGATAATTGATGACACTGATGAAAGCATTTTTGATGCGCTGAGTCGCTGCAACTGTACCATACTTTAG